One Microlunatus soli genomic window carries:
- a CDS encoding alternate-type signal peptide domain-containing protein, with the protein MRKHTKGAIAAGFAAVLLLGGASTLAYWSDSATGAGGKINSGSMSLTAGQSGDWTYAGTDDVVGAIVPGDSIQKTFDFTISADGDHLKAALDTPDSVNVTATGSPTTLKLDVESSFQIDGAAAPATITEANDGDVVTATVTVDFPYGSETVNGNDTQNLEASLDDITVWLTQVDPNA; encoded by the coding sequence ATGAGGAAACACACCAAGGGCGCCATTGCCGCAGGCTTCGCGGCCGTCCTGCTGCTCGGCGGCGCCAGCACCCTGGCCTACTGGAGCGACTCCGCCACCGGCGCCGGTGGGAAGATCAACTCCGGCAGCATGTCGTTGACGGCCGGCCAGTCCGGCGACTGGACCTACGCCGGGACCGACGACGTGGTCGGCGCGATCGTGCCGGGCGACAGCATCCAGAAGACCTTCGATTTCACCATCTCCGCCGACGGTGATCATCTCAAAGCTGCTCTCGATACGCCGGATTCGGTCAACGTCACGGCAACCGGCTCGCCCACGACGCTGAAGCTGGACGTCGAATCCAGCTTCCAGATCGATGGCGCCGCGGCACCGGCGACGATCACCGAGGCCAACGACGGTGATGTGGTCACCGCGACGGTCACGGTCGACTTCCCGTACGGCTCCGAGACGGTCAACGGCAACGACACCCAGAATCTGGAGGCGTCGCTGGATGACATCACGGTGTGGCTGACCCAGGTCGATCCGAACGCCTGA
- a CDS encoding GNAT family N-acetyltransferase: protein MALTQHDAVDLELLSMEHRDRLEQFERANREFFARYISDRGNDYFAHFTDRLAALVAENDTARSLCFVLVTADGRIVGRVNIYDIDQPELTEIGFRVAADQQGKGLATYGVLAALEQARARGVRSVAARVALDNPASHRVLTRCGFASTGPAATPAESTRTFTGYRILLEAGPTQSR from the coding sequence ATGGCGCTCACTCAGCACGACGCGGTGGACCTGGAGTTGCTCTCGATGGAGCATCGCGATCGCTTGGAGCAATTCGAACGAGCCAACCGGGAATTCTTTGCTCGCTACATCAGCGATCGCGGGAACGACTACTTCGCCCACTTCACCGACAGGCTTGCCGCACTGGTTGCCGAGAACGACACAGCAAGATCGTTGTGCTTCGTTCTGGTTACTGCCGACGGCCGAATCGTCGGCCGCGTCAACATCTATGACATCGACCAGCCCGAGCTGACGGAGATCGGCTTCCGGGTGGCTGCCGACCAACAGGGCAAGGGGCTCGCGACGTACGGCGTTCTGGCCGCACTCGAGCAGGCCCGCGCACGCGGCGTCCGGTCCGTCGCTGCCCGGGTGGCCCTCGACAATCCGGCATCCCATCGCGTCCTGACGCGGTGCGGCTTCGCGTCCACCGGGCCGGCGGCGACGCCCGCGGAGTCGACCCGGACGTTCACTGGGTATCGCATCCTCCTGGAAGCCGGGCCAACACAGAGTCGATGA
- a CDS encoding signal peptidase I, with protein MKSWISAILSWTVILGMTAVLAAAVVVPRLAGATPYTVLTGSMRPGMPPGTLVVVKPVAFDRLRTGDVVTYQLESGKPTVVTHRVIAIGVNGAGDRVLQTQGDANDRPDANSVREVQVRGKAWYSVPYLGHLNNLLTSGQRQWVVYGVVVVLIGYALAMWIGAARDRTRRRNDKEKDVIGTTATSV; from the coding sequence ATGAAGAGCTGGATCAGCGCAATCCTTTCCTGGACAGTGATCCTGGGCATGACCGCGGTCCTGGCGGCCGCGGTCGTGGTCCCACGGCTCGCCGGGGCGACGCCGTACACCGTGCTGACCGGTTCGATGCGGCCGGGGATGCCGCCCGGCACGTTGGTCGTCGTCAAACCGGTCGCCTTCGATCGGCTCCGGACCGGCGACGTCGTCACCTACCAGCTCGAGTCCGGCAAACCGACGGTCGTCACCCACCGGGTGATCGCCATCGGCGTCAACGGCGCCGGCGACCGAGTCCTGCAGACCCAGGGCGATGCGAACGACCGGCCCGATGCCAACTCGGTCCGGGAGGTTCAGGTCCGCGGCAAGGCCTGGTACTCGGTGCCCTACCTCGGTCATCTCAACAACCTGCTCACCAGCGGCCAGCGGCAGTGGGTGGTCTACGGCGTCGTCGTGGTCCTGATCGGTTACGCGCTGGCGATGTGGATCGGCGCGGCGCGTGATCGCACGCGTCGCCGAAACGACAAGGAGAAGGATGTCATCGGCACAACCGCGACGTCGGTCTAG
- a CDS encoding SDR family NAD(P)-dependent oxidoreductase has product MTSARSAPDRFDLSGRVAWVVGGAGLLGGQVSTALAEHGANVIIADRDRQRAEQLAERLRSDGLTASATTLDVADQAAIEEQAGAIGQEHGGLDICVNLVATHTGQGYDEITTEALETGLRTNLIGAFHLGRAAGEAMRASGGGRIVQFGSMYGVVSPDPANYPEDIPINPVDYGIAKAGILQLVRYQAVRLGPDKITVNAVIPGPFPNPAGQGAAADFVDRLARRVPLGRVGNAEEIAGAVVFLCSPAASFVTGTSVVVDGGWTAW; this is encoded by the coding sequence ATGACCTCGGCACGTTCGGCCCCTGATCGCTTCGACCTGTCCGGCCGGGTGGCCTGGGTGGTCGGCGGGGCCGGTCTCCTCGGCGGTCAGGTCAGCACCGCACTGGCGGAGCACGGCGCGAACGTGATCATCGCCGACCGGGACCGGCAGCGAGCCGAGCAACTGGCCGAGCGGCTGCGGTCCGACGGGCTGACGGCATCGGCGACAACACTCGACGTCGCCGACCAGGCCGCCATCGAGGAGCAGGCCGGCGCCATCGGTCAGGAACATGGCGGACTCGACATCTGCGTCAATCTGGTCGCCACTCATACCGGCCAGGGCTACGACGAGATCACCACCGAGGCGCTGGAGACCGGCCTGCGTACCAATCTGATCGGCGCCTTCCATCTGGGGCGTGCCGCAGGTGAAGCCATGCGCGCATCAGGCGGCGGCCGGATCGTTCAGTTCGGCAGCATGTACGGCGTCGTCAGCCCGGACCCGGCGAACTATCCCGAGGACATCCCGATCAACCCCGTCGACTACGGGATCGCCAAGGCCGGGATCCTGCAACTGGTGCGTTATCAGGCCGTACGACTCGGCCCCGACAAGATCACCGTCAACGCCGTGATCCCCGGCCCGTTCCCGAATCCGGCCGGTCAGGGCGCCGCTGCCGACTTCGTCGATCGACTGGCCCGGCGGGTGCCCTTGGGGCGGGTCGGCAACGCCGAGGAGATCGCCGGTGCGGTGGTGTTCCTCTGCTCTCCCGCCGCGTCCTTCGTCACCGGGACCAGCGTTGTCGTCGACGGTGGGTGGACCGCCTGGTGA
- a CDS encoding TetR/AcrR family transcriptional regulator, protein MSSRSAQVPQQHDQHDDPGELRIDARNNRDRIVAAAAEAFAERGLDISMAAIARRAGVGVATLFRRFPTKPALVDAVFARQFRDCGDLLEAAVADPDPWRAFCGLLESVRRMQVADRGFAEAFILAGSSGAMTDERISFTEKGFAVLIERAQHAGRLRPDFSVADLVLVLLSVAGVATGPPALVDAGSQRLLGYLIESFATRPGAERRTLPPAPEVDLRTTVDVISRGGRI, encoded by the coding sequence ATGAGCAGTCGATCGGCTCAGGTGCCCCAGCAGCACGATCAGCACGACGACCCCGGCGAGCTGCGGATCGATGCCCGGAACAATCGGGACCGGATCGTTGCCGCGGCGGCGGAAGCCTTCGCCGAACGTGGATTGGACATCTCGATGGCGGCCATCGCACGTCGCGCGGGTGTCGGCGTGGCAACGCTGTTCCGCCGGTTCCCGACCAAGCCCGCGCTCGTCGACGCCGTCTTCGCCCGGCAGTTCCGAGACTGCGGAGACCTGCTGGAGGCCGCGGTGGCCGATCCGGATCCCTGGCGCGCGTTCTGCGGACTGCTGGAGTCGGTCCGTCGGATGCAGGTCGCCGATCGCGGATTCGCCGAAGCCTTCATCCTGGCCGGCTCATCGGGTGCCATGACCGACGAGCGCATCTCCTTCACCGAAAAGGGATTCGCGGTTCTCATCGAGCGGGCACAGCACGCGGGACGGCTGCGTCCTGACTTCTCGGTCGCCGATCTGGTCCTCGTCCTGCTGTCCGTCGCCGGTGTCGCCACCGGCCCGCCTGCCCTGGTCGACGCCGGCTCGCAGCGGCTGCTCGGCTACCTCATCGAGTCCTTTGCCACCCGGCCAGGGGCCGAACGACGAACGCTGCCGCCGGCACCCGAGGTGGACCTCAGGACCACGGTCGACGTCATCAGCCGCGGAGGGCGTATCTGA
- a CDS encoding LamG-like jellyroll fold domain-containing protein: protein MTSHADTSSAQPSGHSRRGFLRGAALAATGTAAVVGEAAIGRTPALADDNERSAGTGSWRPDATAEQFTLAVMPDTQFLYWGSQDSIDRKPQEESFRYIIDNSGTPDNNIVFMAHLGDLTQDADPSSFDEVDKAFRMLDARRVGYSVLAGNHDVTGDDSRGETPYLQTMGPRRFKRSPTFAGADTAGYNTAHIFQAAGRSWLLLALDWRTTDAGYAWANKIIKDHPKLPVIVTSHDIVASTYDDNVFPYESGDPEDNAVLADNGRRMWGSLINDNDQIFLTINGHYWPPGRTTKQNAAGNDVHLHITNYQIRYFGGGAMLRLYHFDLARNTIDVETINPWILAEDPGDRSELAAEHSRVTGPVDDFSIMIDFDRRFSGFAPVPVRPARPAAKQLVPGTQAYWRFDNQGAPGTSLPAGHTIRDLSGRGNDLTVTAVAGTASDALTWSADHHRDQPGHASLTFVGGRDPLHGAYLTTGDAAPLNDATFDRGYTIETFVMLPLDWDAGKNGWASILSRRGSAEAAGKHGENTDPGEPVLQLAITNNGREPQFNHYPLNNSYPTTNWGHGLVERRWWHLAVVNDGRRTKLYVDGAPVVDNPNRTSIGLSSLGLPWLLGGHEYDGAIDIVFHGNIGDTRIVNRPLPSREFLTA, encoded by the coding sequence ATGACCAGCCACGCTGACACGTCGTCTGCACAACCCTCCGGGCACAGCCGCCGCGGGTTCCTCCGTGGCGCGGCCCTGGCGGCGACCGGCACGGCCGCCGTCGTCGGCGAGGCCGCGATCGGCCGAACGCCCGCGCTGGCCGATGACAACGAACGGTCGGCCGGAACCGGCAGCTGGCGGCCGGATGCGACGGCGGAGCAGTTCACGCTGGCGGTGATGCCGGACACCCAGTTCCTCTACTGGGGCAGCCAGGACAGCATCGACCGGAAACCGCAGGAGGAATCGTTCCGCTACATCATCGACAACAGTGGAACGCCCGACAACAACATCGTGTTCATGGCGCATCTGGGCGACCTGACCCAGGACGCCGACCCATCGTCCTTCGACGAGGTCGACAAGGCGTTCAGAATGCTGGACGCACGGCGGGTCGGCTACAGCGTGCTGGCCGGCAATCACGATGTGACCGGTGACGACAGCCGGGGTGAGACGCCTTATCTGCAGACGATGGGTCCGCGGCGGTTCAAGCGGTCACCCACGTTCGCCGGGGCCGACACAGCCGGCTACAACACCGCGCACATCTTCCAGGCGGCGGGCCGCTCCTGGCTGCTGCTGGCGCTGGATTGGCGAACCACCGACGCCGGCTACGCCTGGGCGAACAAGATCATCAAGGACCATCCGAAGCTGCCGGTGATCGTCACCTCGCACGACATCGTCGCCTCGACCTATGACGACAACGTCTTCCCCTACGAGTCAGGGGATCCGGAGGACAACGCCGTACTCGCCGACAACGGCAGACGGATGTGGGGCTCGCTGATCAACGACAACGATCAGATCTTCCTGACCATCAACGGTCACTACTGGCCGCCGGGCCGGACGACCAAGCAGAACGCTGCCGGCAACGACGTCCACCTGCACATCACCAACTACCAGATCCGCTACTTCGGCGGCGGCGCGATGCTCCGGCTCTACCACTTCGACCTGGCACGTAACACGATCGACGTCGAGACGATCAACCCCTGGATCCTTGCCGAGGACCCGGGAGACCGCAGTGAGCTGGCCGCCGAACATTCCCGCGTCACCGGCCCGGTCGACGACTTCTCGATCATGATCGACTTCGATCGGCGATTCTCCGGATTCGCCCCGGTCCCGGTCCGACCGGCCCGACCGGCAGCCAAACAGTTGGTGCCGGGCACCCAGGCCTACTGGCGATTCGACAACCAAGGCGCACCGGGCACGTCACTCCCGGCAGGACACACAATCCGTGATCTGTCCGGACGCGGCAACGATCTGACGGTGACAGCAGTTGCAGGGACAGCGTCCGACGCGCTGACCTGGTCAGCTGATCACCATCGGGATCAACCCGGCCACGCCAGCCTGACCTTCGTCGGTGGTCGCGACCCGTTGCACGGCGCGTACCTGACGACCGGCGACGCGGCGCCCCTGAACGACGCCACCTTCGACCGCGGCTACACCATCGAGACCTTTGTGATGTTGCCACTGGACTGGGACGCCGGCAAGAACGGCTGGGCATCGATCCTCTCCCGGCGTGGGTCGGCCGAAGCCGCCGGCAAGCACGGCGAGAACACCGATCCGGGCGAGCCCGTGCTCCAGCTCGCGATCACCAACAACGGTCGCGAACCGCAGTTCAACCACTACCCGCTGAACAACAGTTACCCGACAACCAACTGGGGTCATGGCCTGGTCGAGCGGCGTTGGTGGCATCTGGCCGTGGTCAACGACGGTCGACGCACCAAGCTCTACGTCGACGGTGCCCCGGTCGTCGACAACCCGAACCGGACATCGATCGGCCTCAGCTCGCTGGGGCTGCCGTGGCTGCTCGGCGGCCACGAGTACGACGGCGCCATCGACATCGTCTTCCACGGAAACATCGGTGACACCCGGATCGTGAATCGGCCGCTGCCCAGCCGTGAGTTCCTGACCGCATAG
- a CDS encoding aldo/keto reductase, whose amino-acid sequence MEHDFKLAGRMATRLPTDDDRHVPSGRLVLGAAQFGQPYGNGPDRSAPSDRAVGDILDRALRHGVEDLDTARAYGDSEAAVGRAVRDRPGIRIVTKIEPLPAEINFGSSRAVAAAVRASADTSLAALGTGRVDTVLLHRARDAVCAHGAAVDELRALVGAGMASRWGVSLSTPTELAAVHRLPDLGYVQLPFNLLDRRWKAAPTASLLAGTDVHVTVRSALLQGLLVGSDPARWPTAPGVDPAAIIAELHRLASELGRTDPLELAIGYVLGHDWVDAVVLGLRRPDQLTALLDAVAAPPLDEDQIRYVEHCIPAGPDDLIDPSRWRFRRRPTKGTR is encoded by the coding sequence ATGGAACATGACTTCAAGTTGGCTGGGCGGATGGCGACCCGGCTGCCGACCGACGATGATCGACACGTCCCGTCTGGCCGGCTCGTCCTCGGGGCGGCTCAGTTCGGCCAGCCCTACGGCAATGGCCCCGATCGGTCGGCGCCGTCGGATCGTGCCGTCGGCGACATCCTCGATCGTGCGCTCCGGCATGGCGTCGAGGATCTCGACACCGCCCGCGCCTACGGCGACAGCGAAGCCGCGGTCGGCCGTGCCGTCCGAGATCGCCCCGGGATCCGGATCGTGACCAAGATCGAACCGCTTCCGGCCGAGATCAACTTCGGGTCCTCGCGTGCTGTGGCCGCAGCGGTCCGAGCCAGCGCGGACACGTCGCTGGCGGCACTGGGCACCGGACGGGTGGACACCGTGCTGTTGCATCGCGCCCGGGACGCGGTGTGCGCCCACGGTGCGGCAGTCGACGAGCTTCGCGCCCTGGTCGGCGCTGGGATGGCGAGCCGATGGGGTGTCTCGCTGTCCACACCGACCGAACTCGCCGCCGTCCACCGGTTGCCGGACCTCGGCTACGTCCAACTCCCCTTCAATCTCCTCGACCGGCGGTGGAAGGCGGCGCCGACCGCGTCGCTGCTGGCCGGCACCGACGTGCACGTCACCGTCCGTTCGGCTCTGTTGCAGGGCCTTCTGGTCGGCAGCGATCCGGCGCGGTGGCCGACAGCACCCGGAGTCGACCCGGCGGCGATCATCGCCGAACTGCATCGGCTGGCGTCCGAACTGGGGCGCACCGATCCGCTGGAGCTGGCGATCGGCTACGTCCTCGGCCACGACTGGGTCGACGCGGTCGTCCTCGGCCTCCGCAGGCCGGACCAGCTGACCGCGCTCCTCGACGCTGTCGCCGCCCCGCCCCTCGATGAAGATCAGATCCGGTATGTCGAGCACTGCATCCCAGCCGGACCCGATGACCTGATCGACCCGTCCCGCTGGCGTTTCCGACGCCGCCCAACGAAAGGCACTCGATGA
- a CDS encoding SipW-dependent-type signal peptide-containing protein has product MSSAQPRRRSSGKVRALLSLGMLLGITQVGTLAAWSDSATVSAGSFETGTLDLTVGEKSADQLAGQGGSWQHADLSLSDMAPGESVARMLTVGNGGSIALSYNGTVRTGQSLAGADGLVVSVVEDATAATNTGTQAAANRQGSCTGGSATSVAGDAIGTDPRTIHSTAVDLAPDASKTYCVIVKLSADAPNAMQSKSSTVTVDFNAEQ; this is encoded by the coding sequence ATGTCATCGGCACAACCGCGACGTCGGTCTAGCGGCAAGGTCCGGGCGCTGCTGAGCCTCGGCATGCTGCTCGGGATCACCCAGGTCGGCACCTTGGCCGCCTGGTCCGACTCGGCAACCGTCTCGGCCGGCTCGTTCGAGACCGGGACCCTCGATCTGACGGTAGGCGAGAAGTCTGCCGACCAACTGGCCGGGCAGGGCGGCTCCTGGCAGCATGCCGACCTCAGCCTGTCCGACATGGCACCCGGCGAGAGCGTCGCGCGGATGCTGACCGTCGGCAACGGCGGATCGATCGCCCTCAGCTACAACGGAACCGTCCGCACCGGTCAGTCGCTGGCCGGGGCGGACGGGCTGGTGGTCAGCGTCGTCGAGGACGCCACCGCGGCAACGAACACCGGCACCCAGGCCGCCGCCAACCGGCAGGGCAGTTGCACCGGCGGAAGCGCGACCTCGGTCGCCGGCGACGCCATCGGTACCGATCCGCGCACGATCCACAGCACCGCCGTCGACCTGGCACCCGATGCCAGCAAGACCTACTGCGTGATCGTCAAGCTGTCGGCCGACGCACCGAACGCGATGCAGTCCAAATCCTCAACCGTCACCGTCGATTTCAACGCGGAGCAGTGA
- a CDS encoding (d)CMP kinase, whose amino-acid sequence MTTWVNVLWIGGRSGAGKSTVARLLARRHGLRWYSCDTRTWAHRDRAIAAGDEAAIAWERLTPEERSQLSATAAIALAIDRSAMVLDDVAALPAEPAVIAEGTNVVPSMVPPQSKAIWLIAQPTVRADRTSGRGWGAGGGEVDMIKERELRAELDRTGALTIDTTGHSTAEQTADRIEAVAEAWLASRPRAGSGGARRRLIREGNAAIVEQYRAGMARSGNTEGGGLLRAYDCECGDAGCSALVERRLDSIPDPFTSSAAPILAPGHHD is encoded by the coding sequence ATGACGACCTGGGTCAACGTGCTGTGGATCGGTGGACGATCGGGGGCAGGAAAATCAACGGTCGCAAGGCTCCTGGCCAGACGCCACGGCCTGCGCTGGTACAGCTGCGACACCCGGACCTGGGCACACCGGGACCGCGCCATCGCGGCCGGAGACGAGGCAGCGATCGCCTGGGAACGGCTGACACCGGAGGAACGATCACAACTCTCGGCAACCGCGGCCATCGCGTTGGCGATCGACAGATCGGCCATGGTGCTGGACGATGTCGCTGCCCTACCGGCTGAACCTGCGGTGATAGCCGAAGGGACCAACGTCGTCCCGTCCATGGTTCCCCCGCAGAGCAAGGCGATCTGGCTGATCGCGCAGCCGACGGTCCGCGCGGATCGGACCAGCGGCCGCGGCTGGGGTGCCGGCGGCGGAGAGGTCGACATGATCAAGGAACGCGAGCTCCGCGCCGAACTCGACCGTACGGGGGCGCTCACCATCGACACCACCGGCCACAGCACCGCCGAGCAGACAGCCGACCGGATCGAGGCGGTCGCCGAAGCCTGGTTGGCGAGCCGACCGAGGGCCGGCAGCGGAGGTGCGCGCCGGCGACTGATCCGTGAGGGCAACGCCGCGATCGTCGAGCAATACCGCGCCGGGATGGCTCGTTCCGGAAACACCGAAGGCGGAGGGCTTCTGCGAGCCTACGACTGCGAGTGTGGAGATGCCGGCTGCTCCGCCCTGGTCGAACGGCGTCTCGACTCGATCCCGGATCCGTTCACCTCGAGCGCGGCACCGATCCTTGCGCCGGGCCACCACGACTGA
- a CDS encoding S24/S26 family peptidase gives MINIGIQKIAREVALTLGAALGLLCLLGAVATPLFGIRLLVFQSGSMSPTIGTGGAAVTRTVPAGDLERGDIVSVTSSDGTRVTHRITDVTHNGDRARLTLRGDANSGPDRERYTVTSADRVIWHADGLGYLLRTLASPYVIFVAGGAALGLLVLAFRRPSRQPHDNAANTTPAVAVDAGAQRGSRRPKIIGTAVALAALGGGGLAAGLTGGASSIAPTLASFTDTAEVDGDFATMTVPTPAASTIANDDDDVDCTNGTWLSGVVWVGWSNLSNQPANYRYLVDVYFTDPTSPDVTYTVTDKMATIRHGDLKHGTGTYHARVSGALAGTSWRSAESLERTIEVGSGGTDIRCNGPYTRAAASAAKKAERSDTADSDGTTSSDAKSTESKGADTKAADADKSDAEKSDEEAADAEKSGAEKSDEEAADAEQADAEKSDAKDSDAKDAEDQAADGKEADDKAVDNGDADAKDSDKADPAVCADSTDKQDSSDEQKDDTKDSRSDNSSQRESDGPRSDDPASCADTSADQKDSDDDQDPAVRDEDRNR, from the coding sequence ATGATCAACATCGGAATCCAGAAGATCGCCCGTGAGGTCGCGCTCACCCTCGGCGCCGCCCTCGGCCTGCTCTGCCTGCTGGGAGCAGTGGCCACACCGCTGTTCGGGATCCGACTGCTGGTGTTCCAGTCCGGCTCGATGAGTCCGACCATCGGCACCGGAGGAGCAGCGGTGACCCGTACGGTGCCGGCCGGTGATCTTGAACGCGGCGACATCGTCAGCGTGACCTCCTCCGACGGCACCCGGGTGACACATCGCATCACGGACGTGACCCACAACGGCGACCGGGCCCGGCTGACCCTGCGCGGCGACGCCAACTCCGGTCCGGACCGGGAGCGGTACACGGTCACGTCGGCCGATCGGGTGATCTGGCACGCCGACGGGCTGGGCTACCTGCTCCGGACCCTCGCCTCCCCGTACGTGATCTTCGTCGCCGGCGGTGCAGCGCTCGGCCTGCTCGTACTCGCCTTCCGACGTCCGTCGCGGCAGCCGCATGACAACGCCGCCAACACCACCCCGGCCGTCGCCGTCGATGCCGGTGCACAGCGGGGTTCACGACGTCCCAAGATCATCGGTACGGCTGTTGCCCTGGCCGCTCTCGGTGGTGGCGGTCTGGCCGCCGGGCTCACCGGTGGGGCCAGCAGCATCGCACCGACACTGGCCTCGTTCACCGATACCGCCGAGGTGGACGGCGACTTCGCAACCATGACGGTCCCGACACCCGCAGCGTCGACGATCGCCAACGACGATGACGATGTCGACTGCACCAACGGCACCTGGCTCAGTGGTGTGGTCTGGGTGGGCTGGTCGAACCTGAGCAATCAACCCGCGAACTACAGGTACCTGGTCGATGTCTACTTCACCGACCCGACCAGCCCGGACGTCACCTACACCGTGACCGACAAGATGGCCACGATCAGGCACGGCGATCTCAAACACGGCACCGGCACTTACCACGCACGGGTTTCCGGGGCGCTCGCCGGCACCAGTTGGCGCTCGGCCGAGAGCCTGGAGCGCACCATCGAGGTCGGCTCCGGCGGCACGGACATCCGCTGCAACGGCCCCTACACCCGGGCCGCGGCCTCGGCTGCGAAGAAGGCTGAGCGGTCCGACACTGCTGACTCCGATGGCACGACGAGCTCGGATGCGAAGTCGACCGAGTCGAAGGGGGCTGACACCAAGGCAGCCGATGCTGACAAGTCCGATGCAGAGAAGTCGGATGAGGAGGCTGCCGATGCTGAGAAGTCCGGTGCAGAGAAGTCGGATGAGGAGGCTGCCGACGCGGAGCAGGCCGACGCCGAGAAGTCCGATGCGAAGGACTCCGACGCCAAGGACGCGGAAGATCAGGCTGCGGACGGTAAGGAGGCCGACGACAAGGCTGTCGACAACGGGGACGCCGATGCGAAGGACTCCGATAAGGCCGATCCGGCTGTCTGCGCCGATTCGACCGACAAGCAGGATTCGAGCGACGAACAGAAGGACGATACAAAGGATTCCCGGTCCGACAACTCGAGTCAGCGCGAATCCGACGGTCCGCGGAGCGACGATCCTGCATCGTGCGCCGATACCTCCGCCGATCAGAAGGACTCCGACGACGACCAGGACCCTGCGGTTCGTGACGAAGATCGGAATCGTTGA
- a CDS encoding ketopantoate reductase family protein, with the protein MKILMFGRGVISTLYGRALEGAGNDVTFYVRPGRSVSLGTSVSLDVKDGRGITRPGTITEQWPVTLVEEIRSDHDYDLIIVSVNHDQLDDALQVLRGKVGDATVLMFNNVWAEPTDVIAALPADHVVWGFPGGGGGFTEGRLRGAFLRTVFMGDIDGSSTTARHRMVRNLFRRAGFTIVASRDFRSWLWLHFLMDAALAARALSTGSFSTVLRSASELEQAAVIAREIVPVMIIRGGRVGLAGHAVARLPPTLIARVLKQILGSRGIPRFIMEQVDHSAHGGPAAVAAYVSDVLATARRYQVPVPRLEETAAAFPIIDDRARALADPAASA; encoded by the coding sequence ATGAAGATCCTGATGTTCGGACGTGGCGTGATCTCGACGCTGTACGGCCGGGCATTGGAGGGCGCCGGCAACGACGTCACGTTCTACGTACGCCCCGGCAGATCGGTATCGCTCGGCACATCGGTGAGCCTGGATGTCAAAGACGGACGCGGCATCACCCGCCCCGGCACCATCACCGAGCAGTGGCCGGTCACTCTGGTCGAGGAGATCAGATCCGATCACGACTACGACCTGATCATCGTCAGCGTCAACCATGATCAACTCGACGACGCCCTGCAGGTGCTCCGCGGCAAGGTCGGCGACGCCACCGTCCTGATGTTCAACAACGTCTGGGCCGAACCGACCGATGTGATCGCGGCACTGCCCGCCGACCACGTCGTGTGGGGATTCCCCGGTGGTGGCGGCGGATTCACCGAGGGGCGGCTGCGCGGCGCCTTCCTGCGGACCGTGTTCATGGGCGACATCGACGGGTCCTCGACGACGGCACGCCATCGGATGGTCCGCAACCTGTTCCGCCGGGCCGGCTTCACGATCGTGGCATCGCGCGACTTCCGCAGCTGGCTGTGGCTGCACTTCCTGATGGACGCCGCCCTCGCAGCCCGCGCCCTGAGCACCGGATCGTTCTCCACGGTCCTCAGATCAGCGTCCGAACTCGAGCAGGCCGCGGTGATCGCCCGCGAGATCGTTCCGGTCATGATCATCAGAGGCGGTCGGGTCGGGTTGGCCGGACACGCCGTCGCACGGCTGCCGCCGACGTTGATCGCCCGTGTCCTGAAGCAGATACTCGGTTCTCGCGGCATCCCCCGCTTCATCATGGAGCAGGTCGATCACAGCGCTCACGGTGGCCCGGCCGCCGTCGCTGCCTACGTCTCCGACGTGCTGGCCACCGCACGCCGCTACCAGGTGCCGGTGCCGCGCCTGGAGGAGACCGCAGCCGCCTTCCCGATCATCGACGACCGGGCCCGAGCCCTCGCCGACCCCGCAGCGTCGGCATGA